A window of Auraticoccus monumenti contains these coding sequences:
- a CDS encoding SRPBCC family protein has protein sequence MNPVPTGQLTRTATGADLVLTRTHRAPVADVWAALTEPERTARWMGPWTGEAGPGRSVELTMTAEEGDPTATVQIEACTPPEHLHVRMVDEYGEWDLEVRLSEADGVTTVELVQHLTEPDQAVDTGPGWEYYVDRFGAALTSAAVPDFDDYHPAMVGYYEERLTSLG, from the coding sequence ATGAACCCCGTCCCCACCGGACAGCTGACCCGCACCGCCACCGGTGCCGACCTGGTCCTCACCCGCACCCACCGCGCCCCGGTCGCCGACGTCTGGGCGGCCCTGACCGAGCCCGAGCGCACCGCCCGCTGGATGGGCCCCTGGACCGGGGAGGCGGGGCCCGGCCGCAGCGTCGAGCTGACCATGACCGCCGAGGAGGGCGACCCCACGGCCACGGTCCAGATCGAGGCGTGCACCCCGCCGGAGCACCTGCACGTGCGGATGGTCGACGAGTACGGCGAGTGGGACCTGGAGGTGCGGCTCAGCGAGGCCGACGGCGTCACCACCGTCGAGCTCGTCCAGCACCTGACCGAGCCCGACCAGGCCGTGGACACCGGACCGGGCTGGGAGTACTACGTCGACCGGTTCGGCGCCGCGCTCACCTCCGCAGCGGTGCCGGACTTCGACGACTACCACCCGGCCATGGTCGGCTACTACGAGGAGCGCCTGACCAGCCTGGGCTGA
- a CDS encoding FAD-binding oxidoreductase has translation MAAERDDEVVLQALRARLPDRALVTDPDVVAGLSHDDAEWAAVGRPLAVVRARSTADVAAVVQVAVEHGVPVVPRGAGTGLSGGANAVDGGLVLDLSGMDAITRIDPLERLAVVGPGVVNDHLRAAVAAHGLWYPPDPASSPWSTIGGNIATNAGGVCCVKYGVTGDYVLGLEVVTGTGEVVRLGRSTAKGVAGYDLTSLVVGSEGTLAVVTEAILRLRPLPAPARTVAGYFDSVVAAGEATRRVWEAGLVPAALELVDRHCLAAVDAWKNMGLSLEAEVVLLARVDDPGAAGDETAVRVRDCFTAAGATWADVSADADEAEALFAARRLAYPALERLGPVLTEDVCVPIAAVPEMLARIEATGRRHGTTIANIAHIGDGNLHPLLVVDSSDEGARQRAELAFDDIISDALALGGTVTGEHGVGLLKRDGLAREQSPALLAMQRAVKAALDPHGVLNPGKVLPPE, from the coding sequence ATGGCGGCAGAGCGCGACGACGAGGTGGTCCTGCAGGCGCTGCGTGCCCGACTGCCCGACCGGGCGCTGGTGACCGATCCCGACGTGGTGGCCGGGCTCAGCCACGACGACGCGGAGTGGGCCGCGGTCGGGCGCCCGCTGGCCGTGGTCCGGGCGCGCAGCACCGCCGACGTGGCCGCCGTGGTGCAGGTGGCGGTGGAGCACGGTGTCCCGGTGGTCCCCCGCGGGGCCGGGACCGGGCTGTCCGGCGGGGCCAACGCCGTCGACGGCGGGCTGGTGCTCGACCTGTCCGGGATGGACGCCATCACCCGGATCGACCCCCTCGAGCGGCTGGCCGTGGTGGGGCCCGGGGTGGTCAACGACCACCTGCGCGCGGCGGTGGCGGCGCACGGGCTCTGGTACCCGCCGGACCCGGCCAGCTCGCCCTGGTCCACCATCGGCGGCAACATCGCCACCAACGCCGGAGGGGTGTGCTGCGTGAAGTACGGGGTGACCGGGGACTACGTGCTCGGGCTGGAGGTGGTCACCGGCACCGGCGAGGTGGTCCGGCTCGGACGCTCCACCGCCAAGGGGGTGGCCGGCTACGACCTGACCAGCCTGGTGGTCGGGTCGGAGGGCACGCTGGCCGTGGTGACCGAGGCGATCCTGCGGCTGCGGCCGCTGCCCGCACCGGCCCGCACGGTGGCCGGCTACTTCGACTCGGTGGTGGCCGCCGGCGAGGCCACCCGGCGGGTCTGGGAGGCGGGTCTGGTCCCGGCGGCCTTGGAGCTGGTGGACCGGCACTGCCTGGCCGCGGTGGACGCCTGGAAGAACATGGGCCTCTCGCTGGAGGCCGAGGTGGTCCTGCTGGCCCGCGTCGACGACCCGGGGGCGGCCGGGGACGAGACGGCCGTCCGGGTGCGGGACTGCTTCACCGCCGCCGGCGCCACCTGGGCCGACGTCTCGGCCGACGCCGACGAGGCCGAGGCGCTGTTCGCGGCCAGGCGGTTGGCCTACCCGGCGCTGGAGCGGCTGGGGCCGGTGCTGACCGAGGACGTGTGCGTGCCGATCGCCGCGGTGCCGGAGATGCTGGCCCGGATCGAGGCGACCGGACGGCGCCACGGCACCACCATCGCCAACATCGCCCACATCGGCGACGGCAACCTGCACCCGCTGCTGGTGGTCGACTCCTCCGACGAGGGTGCGCGGCAGCGCGCCGAGCTGGCCTTCGACGACATCATCAGCGACGCCCTGGCCCTGGGTGGCACGGTCACCGGCGAGCACGGGGTGGGTCTGCTCAAGCGGGACGGCCTGGCGCGGGAGCAGTCTCCCGCCCTGCTCGCGATGCAGCGCGCGGTCAAGGCCGCCCTCGACCCGCACGGGGTGCTCAACCCGGGCAAGGTGTTGCCTCCGGAGTGA
- a CDS encoding SRPBCC domain-containing protein, which translates to MSDNLVQVYSVYINAPAQKVWDAITQSEYTTRWGYGGAVEADLRPGGVFRNLTTDEMKQMGMGDIAVDGHVVELDPPKRLVLDWKPSWYPDAAPTRLTWELIQFEGGLTRVVLTHDVTAAPQLAAEVAGGGEPAQGGGGWLWSLSGLKTLLETGRSMDEPAA; encoded by the coding sequence ATGAGCGACAACCTGGTCCAGGTCTACAGCGTCTACATCAACGCACCCGCGCAGAAGGTCTGGGACGCCATCACCCAGTCCGAGTACACGACCCGGTGGGGCTACGGCGGTGCCGTCGAGGCCGACCTCAGGCCCGGCGGCGTCTTCCGCAACCTCACCACCGACGAGATGAAGCAGATGGGCATGGGCGACATCGCGGTCGACGGCCACGTCGTCGAGCTCGACCCGCCGAAGAGGCTGGTGCTGGACTGGAAGCCCTCCTGGTACCCCGACGCCGCTCCCACCCGGCTGACCTGGGAGCTGATCCAGTTCGAGGGCGGCCTGACCCGGGTGGTCCTCACCCACGACGTCACCGCCGCACCCCAGCTCGCCGCCGAGGTCGCCGGTGGTGGCGAGCCGGCCCAGGGCGGGGGCGGCTGGCTGTGGAGCCTGTCCGGGCTCAAGACCCTG
- a CDS encoding ArsR/SmtB family transcription factor, translating to MEVFQAVDDPVRRRILELLHERPRPVHELVAVFDISRPAVSRHLRVLRESGLVVDEVSGRERRYRLEQAPLRALDGWLQHLLTPVAAPADAPAPDGRRDLAGVLDALATEVVRTRRERRDDPHPHVSPAASAPGPEPTEESA from the coding sequence ATGGAGGTGTTCCAGGCGGTCGACGACCCGGTCCGGCGACGGATCCTGGAGCTGCTGCACGAGCGGCCGCGCCCCGTGCACGAGCTGGTGGCCGTCTTCGACATCTCCCGACCGGCGGTCAGCAGGCACCTGCGGGTGCTGCGTGAGAGCGGTCTGGTGGTGGACGAGGTCAGCGGCCGCGAACGTCGCTACCGGCTCGAGCAGGCCCCGCTGCGGGCGCTGGACGGCTGGCTGCAGCACCTCCTGACCCCCGTCGCCGCACCGGCTGACGCACCGGCCCCCGATGGCCGCCGCGACCTGGCGGGCGTCCTGGACGCCCTGGCCACTGAGGTCGTCCGCACCCGCCGCGAGCGGCGCGACGACCCGCACCCGCACGTCTCCCCCGCCGCGTCCGCGCCGGGTCCCGAACCCACCGAGGAGTCCGCATGA
- a CDS encoding alpha/beta fold hydrolase: protein MSGVVREHGTVVSEGRRLAVCEVGDPNGLVACYLHGTGGSRLEAAVYAEAAGRHGVRLVSWDRPGAGRTPDDPDRRLLDVVTDARSVAAAVGAERPPVVGLSGGGSHVLALATAADVTRAAVAINPGPPAEDDVLALVPPVTARLIALARDRPRWFRQVARLTQSRGRLGQALQRRQLDPLDLEVVRDPVVAPRLEVSAEEGRLQPGAWTRDAMVIWGRPWGFDPAAPAVPLHVFAGRNDPFAGFSRHLADSGAELHPFEGGHVSGFLPAVLDEVMALVARL, encoded by the coding sequence GTGAGCGGGGTGGTGCGCGAGCACGGGACCGTGGTGTCGGAGGGCCGGCGGCTGGCCGTCTGCGAGGTGGGTGACCCCAACGGGCTGGTGGCCTGCTACCTGCACGGCACCGGCGGTTCCCGGCTGGAGGCCGCCGTCTACGCCGAGGCGGCCGGGCGCCACGGCGTCCGGCTGGTCTCCTGGGACCGCCCGGGAGCCGGGCGCACCCCCGACGACCCGGACCGCCGGCTCCTCGACGTGGTGACCGACGCCCGCTCGGTGGCGGCCGCCGTGGGGGCGGAGCGCCCGCCGGTGGTCGGGCTGTCCGGGGGTGGCAGCCACGTGCTGGCCCTCGCGACCGCCGCCGACGTCACCCGCGCGGCGGTGGCGATCAACCCCGGGCCGCCCGCCGAGGACGACGTGCTCGCCCTGGTCCCGCCGGTCACGGCCCGTCTGATCGCCCTGGCCCGGGACCGTCCCCGGTGGTTCCGCCAGGTGGCCCGCCTGACCCAGAGCCGCGGCCGGCTGGGCCAGGCCCTGCAGCGCCGCCAGCTCGACCCGCTGGACCTCGAGGTCGTCCGCGACCCCGTGGTGGCCCCACGGCTGGAGGTCTCCGCAGAGGAGGGCCGGCTCCAGCCGGGCGCCTGGACCCGCGACGCCATGGTCATCTGGGGTCGGCCCTGGGGCTTCGACCCGGCCGCGCCGGCCGTCCCGCTGCACGTCTTCGCCGGGCGCAACGACCCCTTCGCCGGCTTCTCCCGCCACCTCGCCGACTCCGGGGCGGAGCTGCACCCCTTCGAGGGCGGCCACGTCTCGGGCTTCCTGCCGGCGGTGCTGGACGAGGTGATGGCGCTGGTCGCCCGGCTCTGA
- a CDS encoding ArsR/SmtB family transcription factor, which yields MQDDDLVFRALADPVRRLLLDALFQRDGRTLGELETVVNEHVEMTRFGVAKHLKLLEQADLVVSRKKGRQKLHHLNPVPIQQIHSRWIGKYTERAGIAALLLGLKQQVETPEPTKDDTP from the coding sequence GTGCAGGACGACGACCTCGTGTTCAGGGCGTTGGCGGACCCGGTCCGTCGACTTCTCCTGGACGCCCTCTTCCAGCGTGACGGCCGCACGCTGGGTGAGCTCGAGACCGTGGTCAACGAGCACGTCGAGATGACCCGGTTCGGGGTGGCGAAGCACCTGAAGCTCCTGGAGCAGGCCGATCTCGTCGTCTCCCGCAAGAAGGGGAGGCAGAAGCTGCACCACCTGAACCCCGTGCCCATCCAGCAGATCCACTCCCGGTGGATCGGCAAGTACACCGAGCGGGCCGGCATCGCCGCGCTCCTGCTCGGTCTCAAGCAGCAGGTCGAGACACCCGAACCCACGAAGGACGACACACCATGA